Part of the Flavobacterium sp. KS-LB2 genome is shown below.
CAAACTGTTTTTGATCTATCCAGAGATATTGACACACACCAAGAATCTGTCAATTTCACTAAAGAAACTGCAATTGACGGAATCACTTCCGGGTTAATCAATTACAACGAAACCGTTACTTGGCGAGGCAAACATTTTGGTGTTTATTTGACCCATAAAAGCCGAATCACAGCCATGAATTTATACGACTATTTTGTTGATGAAATGGAAGAAGGAAAATTCAAATCGTTCCGACATGAACATATATTTAATGAAAAAGACGGAGTTACTATAATGAAGGATAAATTACATTATGAAGTTCCCTATGGATTCTTTGGAGAATTATTTGATTTACTGTTTTTAAAAAATCACATGATTAATTTTATCATCGAAAGAAATAAAACATTGAAAGCTTTATCAGAAAATGAGAAGCAATAACCACCAAACAATCGGCACACTTTCTACCCAAAAGGAAGTGTAATATTTAGACCGTTTTTCATTTGCAAAAAGCATAAGTAATGAAATGACAATCACTAAAATCAAGTTGATAATCAATTGGTTTTTGTCAAAATTACTTTTAAAAAATTCTAAAAAATAAAACGGAAGTAAAAGTAACAACCCTAATATTTTAGTGTGCTTCACTCCTATTTGCTGTGGCACGGTTTTTAAATGCGGATCGTCTTTTGCCAAATCAATAATTTCAAAAATAAGTACCAATACAAAAATCAAGATAAAGCGTTGCATACATTTTAAATAGAAATCGGAAGTAATTGGAACTTCAGCATTCAAAACTGGCAAAGCCAATGTCACTCCTACCCAGCATAAAGCCACAATATAAATTTTTACACCAGCCCAATTTCTGGCATTTTTCTTATTTGGAAAAAAGGGAAGTGTATACAATAATGTTAAACTTAAAAAAACAATAGCAACAATCTGGGTAATCCGTTCCAGTTGAAAAAAATAGTATCCAACACAAAAAAGAGCAAAAAAACTAGATAAGATAATCATTTTCAACTCTTTGCGCATTTGCAATCGTTGAACTCTGGCCAGTGCGTCATATTTTACAAAATTATATCCTACAATTGTACCAAAAAAAGCAAAGTTAGCGACTGGCTCATCTACTGAAATGTGGAACATATGTTGCGTCATTCTAACCAAGGCATAACAAGATAAAGCCACGTGAATGCTACTATTTAAATAAAAATCGAAAATTAGTTTCAAAAACCTCATTAGACAAAATTAATCAAAGTGTTAACAAGAATGGCTTTTAGTTGAAAAATTCACAGAAAATCAAGTTAAAAAAGTCTTTTAATAGCAGATTAATATTTATTTTTACACCCTTTAAAACAAGAAACACACAACCCATTTTATACACAATGAAAACAGACGCTTTTGCATTAAGACACATTGGCCCAAGAGAAAATGATCTAGAACACATGTTGAAGACAATTGGGGCAGCAACACTTGACCAACTGATCCATGAAACTATCCCAAGTGATATTCGTTTAAAATCTGATTTGGACTTAGAGCCTGCAATGACTGAATATGAGTTTGCAAATCACATTCAAAAATTAGGGAATAAAAATAAAGTTTTTCAATCTTATATAGGTTTAGGATACAATGCGGCCATTATCCCTGCGGTAATCCAAAGAAATGTTTTTGAAAACCCAGGATGGTATACAGCGTACACACCATATCAAGCAGAAATTGCACAAGGTCGTTTAGAAGCTATTTTGAATTTCCAAACCATGGTTATCGAATTGACCGGAATGGAAATCGCTAATGCTTCTTTATTAGATGAAGGAACTGCAGCTGCTGAAGCAATGGCATTACTTTTTGATGTTCGTTCTCGCGATCAAAAGAAAAATAACATTAACAAATTCTTCGTTTCAGAGGAAATATTACCACAAACTTTATCCGTTTTACAAACACGTTCTACACCAATTGGCGTTGAATTAGTAATTGGAAACCACGAAACATTCGATTTTTCATCGGAATATTTTGGAGCAATCTTGCAATATCCAGGTAAATTTGGACAAGTTCATGATTATACGGCTTTTATCACTAAAGCAGCCGCAAACGAAATAAAAGTAGCCGTTGCTGCAGATATTTTGAGTTTAGTAAAACTGACTCCTCCGGGAGAAATGGGAGCTGCAGTAGTTTTAGGAACCACACAACGTTTCGGAATTCCTTTAGGTTATGGAGGTCCACACGCCGCTTATTTTGCTACAAAAGAAGAATACAAAAGAAGCATGCCGGGGAGAATCATCGGCGTAACGGTTGATACTGATGGAAATCGGGCTTTGCGTATGGCATTACAAACCCGTGAGCAACACATAAAACGTGATAAAGCAACCTCAAATATTTGTACTGCACAAGTATTACTGTCAGTAATGGCAGGAATGTATGCTGTGTATCACGGTCCAAAAGGATTACAATACATAGCTAACAAAGTACATGCTTCCGCAGTGACTTTGGCAAACACATTAGAAAAATTAGGTTTCTCACAAATCAATACTGCATTCTTTGACACCATTGCTGTTCAGGCTGATGCCAAAAAATTAAAAGCGATTGCTGAACAAAACGAAATCAATTTTTACTATGTTGACGAAAATACCGTTTCAATTTCTTTAAATGAAACAACAAGTATTGCTGATTTAAATAAAATCGTTGCTGTTTTCGCTTCCGCAAAAGGAACTCAAGCAACAACAATTGATAATTTATCAGAAACCAATCATTTTCCAGAAAGCATTAACAGAACATCAACGTTCTTACAACATGATGTTTTCAACAAATATCATTCTGAAACCGCGCTAATGCGTTACATCAAAATGTTGGAAAGAAAAGATTTAGCATTGAATCACTCCATGATTTCATTGGGTTCTTGCACGATGAAGCTAAATGCAGCTTCAGAAATGTTGCCTTTAAGTCTGGCACAATGGAATAATATTCACCCATTTGCACCATTGGATCAAGCACAAGGATACCAAGAAATGCTGGCTAAATTAGAACAACAATTAAATGTTATTACAGGTTTTGCAGGAACAACATTACAACCTAATTCAGGAGCTCAAGGAGAATATGCCGGATTAATGGTAATTCGTGCGTACCACCAATCAAGAGGAGATTACCATAGAAACATTGCTTTAATTCCATCATCTGCTCACGGAACAAATCCAGCTTCAGCAGCGATGGCAGGAATGAAAGTAGTAGTTACTAAAACATTGGAAAACGGAAACATTGACATTGAGGATTTACGTGAAAAAGCAATTCTTCACAAAGACAATCTTTCTTGTTTGATGGTAACCTATCCATCTACTCATGGTGTTTTTGAAAGCGCCATCAAAGAAATCACACAATTGATTCACGATAACGGTGGACAAGTATATATGGATGGTGCCAATATGAATGCGCAAGTTGGATTAACAAATCCTGCTACAATTGGCGCTGATGTTTGCCACTTAAACTTGCACAAAACATTCGCTATACCTCATGGAGGTGGTGGACCAGGTGTAGGACCAATATGCGTTGCACCTCAATTAGTTCCATTTTTACCAACTAATCCTATAATTCCAACAGGAGGTTCAACCGCTATTACGGCAATTTCTGCTGCACCTTGGGGTTCAGCATTGGTTTGTTTGATCTCGTATGGTTACATCTGCATGCTTGGCGCTGAAGGATTGAAACAATCTACTGAATACGCCATTTTGAATGCAAACTATATCAAAGAGAAATTAAACGGTCATTATGATACGTTGTATTCTGGAGAAATGGGTCGTGCAGCTCACGAAATGATTTTAGAATGCCGTCCTTTTAAAGAAAAAGGAATTGAAGTAACTGATATTGCTAAACGTTTGATGGATTATGGTTTTCATGCTCCAACCGTTTCTTTCCCAGTAGCCGGAACTTTAATGATTGAACCTACTGAAAGTGAAAACCTAGAAGAGTTAGATCGTTTTTGTGACGCCATGATTGCGATTAGAAAAGAAATTGAAGCTGCTACTTTAGACAATCCAAATAATGTATTGAAAAATGCGCCACATACTTTAATGATGGTAACTACTGATACTTGGAATTTCCCATACACTCGTGAAGCTGCTGCATTTCCACTAGAATACATTGCCGAAAACAAATTCTGGCCTACCGTTCGTAGAGCTGATGAAGCATATGGTGATAGAAATTTAGTTTGTTCTTGTGCGCCAATTGAAGCGTACATGGAAAACTAATTCTCCAACTATTACATAAAAACAAAATGCCTCGGTAAATCGAGGCATTTTGTTTTATTTCACAAAAAATATTCTATTTCCACATTGAAAATAAATACAAAATATAAATTCATAAAAAACATCTTGTTTTATCAATCGCTACAATTAGAAAATAAATATCGCATCATTTTTTGCGATTCGTAATAAAATAATCAATATTTTTGCCAATAAACTATTATTTCATAATTATATGCATGCATAGTAAATTTTGTGAGTCTAATAATATTTTAATTATTAAATTAGCATCAAATTTGGAAATTTAACGCAATGAAAATAAAAATAGCTGGAATAGGAAGTTATATCCCTGAGAAAAAAGTAAGCAATACTGACTTTAGTGAACATGTTTTTTTGAATGAAGACGGAACAGC
Proteins encoded:
- the gcvP gene encoding aminomethyl-transferring glycine dehydrogenase, coding for MKTDAFALRHIGPRENDLEHMLKTIGAATLDQLIHETIPSDIRLKSDLDLEPAMTEYEFANHIQKLGNKNKVFQSYIGLGYNAAIIPAVIQRNVFENPGWYTAYTPYQAEIAQGRLEAILNFQTMVIELTGMEIANASLLDEGTAAAEAMALLFDVRSRDQKKNNINKFFVSEEILPQTLSVLQTRSTPIGVELVIGNHETFDFSSEYFGAILQYPGKFGQVHDYTAFITKAAANEIKVAVAADILSLVKLTPPGEMGAAVVLGTTQRFGIPLGYGGPHAAYFATKEEYKRSMPGRIIGVTVDTDGNRALRMALQTREQHIKRDKATSNICTAQVLLSVMAGMYAVYHGPKGLQYIANKVHASAVTLANTLEKLGFSQINTAFFDTIAVQADAKKLKAIAEQNEINFYYVDENTVSISLNETTSIADLNKIVAVFASAKGTQATTIDNLSETNHFPESINRTSTFLQHDVFNKYHSETALMRYIKMLERKDLALNHSMISLGSCTMKLNAASEMLPLSLAQWNNIHPFAPLDQAQGYQEMLAKLEQQLNVITGFAGTTLQPNSGAQGEYAGLMVIRAYHQSRGDYHRNIALIPSSAHGTNPASAAMAGMKVVVTKTLENGNIDIEDLREKAILHKDNLSCLMVTYPSTHGVFESAIKEITQLIHDNGGQVYMDGANMNAQVGLTNPATIGADVCHLNLHKTFAIPHGGGGPGVGPICVAPQLVPFLPTNPIIPTGGSTAITAISAAPWGSALVCLISYGYICMLGAEGLKQSTEYAILNANYIKEKLNGHYDTLYSGEMGRAAHEMILECRPFKEKGIEVTDIAKRLMDYGFHAPTVSFPVAGTLMIEPTESENLEELDRFCDAMIAIRKEIEAATLDNPNNVLKNAPHTLMMVTTDTWNFPYTREAAAFPLEYIAENKFWPTVRRADEAYGDRNLVCSCAPIEAYMEN
- a CDS encoding SRPBCC family protein; its protein translation is MITTIKVLTKINAPIQTVFDLSRDIDTHQESVNFTKETAIDGITSGLINYNETVTWRGKHFGVYLTHKSRITAMNLYDYFVDEMEEGKFKSFRHEHIFNEKDGVTIMKDKLHYEVPYGFFGELFDLLFLKNHMINFIIERNKTLKALSENEKQ